A single region of the Eulemur rufifrons isolate Redbay chromosome 8, OSU_ERuf_1, whole genome shotgun sequence genome encodes:
- the OTUD3 gene encoding OTU domain-containing protein 3, with protein sequence MSRKQAAKSRPGSGSRKAEVERKRDERAARRALAKERRNRPESGGGGGCEEEFVSFANQLQALGLKLREVPGDGNCLFRALGDQLEGHSRNHLKHRQETVDYMIKQREDFEPFVEDDIPFEKHVASLAKPGTFAGNDAIVAFARNHQLNVVIHQLNAPLWQIRGTDKSNVRELHIAYRYGEHYDSVRRINDNSEAPAHLQTDFQILHQDESNKREKIKTKGIDFEDDLKDEVEDAVQKVYNATGCSDFNLIVQNLEAENYNIESAIIAMLQMNQGKRNNAEDNLEPSGRVLKQCGPLWEEGGSGARIFGNQGLTEGRTENNKARASPSEEHKADKNQLPKVANKQRREQQRLEKKKRQEERHRHKALESRGGHRDNNRSEADANTQVTLVKTFAALNI encoded by the exons ATGTCCCGAAAGCAGGCGGCCAAGAGCCGGCCGGGCAGCGGCAGCCGGAAAGCCGAGGTCGAGCGCAAGCGGGACGAGCGGGCGGCGCGTCGGGCCCTGGCCAAGGAGCGGCGGAACCGGCCGGAgtccggcggcggcggcggctgcgagGAGGAGTTCGTCAGCTTCGCGAACCAGCTGCAGGCCCTGGGGCTGAAGCTGCGGGAGGTGCCGGGGGACGG CAATTGCTTGTTCAGAGCTCTCGGTGATCAATTGGAGGGACACTCACGAAATCATCTCAAGCACCGACAGGAGACAGTGGACTACATGATAAAACAGCGGGAAGATTTTGAACCCTTTGTAGAAGATGACATTCCTTTTGAGAAGCACG TGGCCAGTTTGGCAAAGCCTGGTACTTTTGCTGGCAATGATGCAATTGTAGCCTTTGCAAGAAATCATCAATTGAATGTGGTGATTCATCAGCTTAATGCCCCTTTGTGGCAG ATTCGGGGTACAGATAAAAGCAACGTGAGAGAGTTACACATCGCGTATAGGTATGGAGAGCACTATGACAGCGTTCGGAGGATCAATGACAACTCGGAAGCACCTGCACATCTCCAGACAGAT tTTCAGATACTTCATCAAGATGaatcaaataaaagagaaaagattaagACAAAGGGAATTGATTTTGAAGATGACCTGAAGGATGAAGTAGAAGATGCTGTCCAGAAAGTTTATAATGCAACTGGATGTTCA GATTTTAATTTAATAGTCCAGAACCTGGAagctgaaaattataatattgaatCTGCAATAATTGCCATGCTTCAGATGAACCagggaaaaagaaata ATGCAGAGGACAATCTTGAGCCCAGTGGTCGAGTGTTGAAGCAGTGTGGCCCCTTATGGGAGGAGGGTGGCAGCGGTGCCAGAATCTTTGGAAATCAGGGCTTAACTGAAGGCAGGACCGAAAACAATAAGGCCCGGGCCAGCCCTAGTGAAGAACACAAAGCAGATAAGAACCAGCTCCCAAAG GTCGCAAACAAGCAGAGGAGAGAGCAGCAGCGGCTGGAGAAGAAGAAACGACAGGAGGAGAGGCACCGTCATAAAGCCCTGGAGAGCAGGGGTGGCCACAGGGACAACAACAGAAGTGAAGCAGATGCGAACACACAGGTCACCTTGGTGAAGACCTTTGCCGCTCTCAACATCTGA
- the LOC138389069 gene encoding large ribosomal subunit protein eL31-like: MQIYFAPEECLAPTKKGDKKDHSAVYKVVTQEYTSNIHKHIHGVGFKQHSPQTLKKIQKFAMKEMGTPDVRIDTWLNKAVWAKGIRNVPYHSHVQLSGKCSEDEDSLNKLYTFGYLYLVTYTPVTTSKNIQSVNVDENQPLIIK, translated from the exons ATGCAAATATACTTTG CCCCAGAAGAATGCCTGGCTCCCACAAAGAAGGGTGACAAGAAGGACCATTCTGCTGTCTACAAGGTGGTGACACAAGAATACACCTC aaacattcacaaGCATATCCATGGAGTGGGCTTCAAGCAGCATTCCCCTCAGACACTCAAAAAGATCCAGAAATTTGCCATGAAGGAGATGGGGACTCCTGATGTGCGCATTGATACCTGGCTCAACAAAGCTGTCTGGGCCAAAGGAATAAGGAATGTCCCATACCATAGCCATGTGCAGTTGTCCGGAAAATGTAGCGAGGATGAAGATTCACTAAACAAGCTCTATACTTTTGGTTACCTATACTTGGTTACCTATACACCTGTTACCACTTCCAAAAATATACAGTCAGTCAATGTGGATGAGAACCAACCACTGATcattaaatga